GGCTGGAGCCGAACCCGAACGGTGCTGGTGACCAGACGGCGCATCGAGAAGCCCGACCAGGCGCCTCCGACAAGTCAGTTGAGTCTGCCCGGAGTCGTGATCGAGCAGGGTCAGGGGCAGTGGTATGAGTACTCGGTCTTGGTCACCAACTGGGCCGAGAGTGACGTGAAGGCGATCGCCCAGATCTACCGGGATCGCGGTGACGCCGAGAACCAATTCGACGAGCTGAAGAATCAGTGGGGTTGGCGAGGATTCTCGACAGCGGATCTCAAGCGCAGCCAGTTGATGGCCCGGATCGTCGCGCTGATTTTCAACTGGTGGAGTATCTACACACGCATGGCCACCGGGCCCACCCACGGAGAAGCGATCACGACCCGGCCACTGCTGCAACAGGGTGTGGCCCGGGAAACCACGCACGCCAATCGTACACATCTCACGATCGCCAGCGTGCACGCCAAGGCCCGGAAGATCGCCCACTTACTGACCAACATCAGCCGGTGGTTAGGGCAGTTCCTGAACCCTGCGGAGCAGTTGCCCGGGCGGGGCCGTTGGCCCTTGATCCTTGGTCGCATCTTTCAGGAGTTTGGCCGGTTCCCATTCCACCGGCCCGCCCCACAGGCCCAGTTGTCGTAGTTCAGCTGCCGGATTTAGGATGAATGAGCACCGCCGTATGAGTAGAAGACGGTGTGATCCCGGCCTTGTCTGAAGGCTTTCAACCGTGATCGGAGATCATCGGAGATACCCTGGCATCGGAGGGACGCGCGAGCAAGATGATCACAAACTCCTACTACAGCGTAAGGCCCTTTCTGCCACGATGGCTCCAGATCAAGGGCCGTCGTTTCCGGGTCGCGCGAACGCCCTCCACCGACGCCTGGCCGGTGTGGGAGAACTGCGGCGCGCGACCAGTCCTCTTCCAAGGATGGCCCGAACACAAACGCTTCGCCGTGGTATTGACCCATGATGTCGAATCGAGTTTTGGCGTTTCACGATGCGAGCGACTGGCCGAGATGGAAGAGCATAGGGGCCTTCGGTCTTGTTTTGGCTTCGTGCCACGTCGGTACGATACGCCGGAAGGACTTCGTAGACGGCTGGCGTCAAGTGGCTTCGAGATTACCGTTCACGGCTTGTATCACGACGGTAAGGAGTTCCGGAGCCGTCGACACTTCGAAGAGCGTCGCCCGCAAATCATTAGCTTCCTGAGCAGATGGGAAAGTCGTGGCTTCGCGTCTCCGTCCTCGTTGCACAATCTCGCCTGGATCAGTGAACTCGACATCGACTACGACATCTCCACGTTCGACGTCGATCCGTTCGAGCCCCAAAGCTGCCAATTGGGCCGCATCTTTCCATTCTGGGTTCAAAGACGTGACGGACGTGAAGGCTTCGTAGAGCTCCCTTACACCCTGCCCCAGGACTTCACGTTGTTCGTGCTGCTTCAGGAGAAGACCGACGCGCTCTGGCGGACCAAGCTGGATTGGATAGCCGAGAAGGGCGGAATGGCGCTGATCAAGACCCACCCCGACTACATGGCCTTCGATCCCAGCGAAAAGCGCATAGACACCTACCCGGTAGAACTGTACACGGATTTCCTGGACTACCTCCAGGAGCGGTATCGGGATCAGTTCTGGCTGGCCCAACCGTCGGAGGTTGCCCGCTTCTGGCGGAGTCTTCCGCCGGTCGACCCAGTCGACAACATCCTGCCCTATCGCGACACCTTCTGCAAGCTATGCAAGCAGGCCCACAAAGACGGCTACCTCACCAACTACCGTCCCGCTGATGGTGAGGCGGTGCGCCGGGCCGCCAGCCGCCCGCGCAAACGGGCCTGCATGGTTGCATACACGTTTTATGAAGCCGACAACCGCGTCCGCCGCTACGCCGAAGCGTTGGTCAAGCGCGGCGAGCATGTGGACGCGATTGCGTTGCGCAGGGAAGGCGAGCCCGCATACGACGTGATACGTGGCGTCCACGTCCATCGAATCCAAGAGCGTCGAATTGACGAAACGGGCCCACTCAGCTACCTCAGGAAGCTGGTTGCTTTCCTGTTTCGATCAGCTTGGTTTCTGACACGTCGTCACATGCGGGACGCGTACGATCTCATACATGTGCACTCCGTGCCCGACTTCGAGGTCTTCGCAGCGCTCATTCCCCGCGTGATGGGTGCCCGCGTCATCCTGGACATTCATGACATCGTCCCGGAGTTCTACGCCAGTAAGTTCAATGTGGGTGAGCACTCCCTGTTCTTCCGGCTCCTCGTTCTGGTTGAGAACCTCTCGGCGGCCTTCGCTGACCACGTCATCATTGCCAATCACCTGTGGTACCGAAAGCTCACGCATCGATCAGTCCCACCAGAGAAGTGCACTCCGCTGACCAACTACCCGGATACCTCCATATTCCACCCCAAGCCATCCAGCGGCGAGCCCAAACACGAGTTCGTCATGTCCTATCCGGGGACCCTAATGCGACACCAGGGGGTGGACTTGGCTGTCCTCGCGCTTGCGAAGCTTCGCGATGCCGCCCCCAACCTCAGATTCCTCATTGTTGGCGACGGCGCGGGCCGCGAGTCCATAAGGGCCTTGATCCGAGAACAGCATCTGGAGGACCGCGTTACCCTGAAGGGCCTTGTTCCCACCGAGAAAGTAGCGGAGATCCTCGCTGATGTCGACCTCGGAGTCGTCCCCAAGCGAAAAGACTCCTTCGGCAATGAGGCCTTCAGCACGAAGATCCCCGAATTTATGGCGATGGGAATCCCCGTCGTAGCCTCCCGGACGCGAATCGACGAGTATTACTTCAATGAAGACATCATCCAGTTCTTCGAGTCGGGGAACGTTGATGACTTGGCCGCCAAGATCTTGGATCTCATGACAAACTCGGACCGGCGTGCCTCCCAGGTTTCCCGCGCCAAGGAATTCGTTGGACAGAACAACTGGGACGCGCGGAAGCAGGAGTATCTAGATCTGGTGGACAGACTCGTGAATCCCGTGGTGTCGTCCGAAACCGAGACCGTGTTCAACCGGACTGGAACCCGCTGACGGTCCGACGCGAGCCGAAAGGCTGCTTTGCCGGCGAGGACGCCCAGCGACTTCTTTTGCAATAGAATCCCTGGGCCAACAATCGGACAAGAGCATGCCATCTGAATCCAAAACCAGCCAACTAACGGAACTGGTAGCCCTTTCGCCGGCCCACGGAACTGCGTCGAAAGCCACGCCACACCACCACATCTATTTCGCCGCCCTGGTAGTCGCCTCCCTGGTCGCCGCCTGGCCCGCTATCGCCCGCCTAGTCAACTTGGCGCTCGCCGACGACCGCTACTCCCACACCGCGCTCATCCCCCTGATGGCCGCCGCTCTGGCATACCTCGACAAGCCGAACTGGCTCCCCCACGCCCGCCTAGCCCCAGCCTACGGACTCGGCCTCGTCCTGCCAGGACTGGTCCTCCACTTCACCGCCCCGACCTGGACCATCCCTACAACCACCCTCTCCGCGCAAGTCACCGGAATCGTCCTGACGTGGCTCGGAGCCTTCCTCCTCTGCTACGGCCCGGCGGCGCTCAAAGCCGCCGCCTTCCCCGCGGGATTCCTGTTCCTCACAATCCCCCTCCCGGAGCCCGTCGTCGACCAGATCTCCTACGCGCTACAAGCCGCCTCAGCTGAAATCTCGCACCTGCTCTTTCAGATCCTCGGAGTCCCGGTCTTCCGTCAAGGTCACGTCTTCACCCTCCCCGGCCTGGTCATCGAAGTCGCGGAACAATGCAGCGGCATCCGCTCTACGACAGCGCTGATCATCAGCAGCATGCTCGTCGGCTACGTCTTCCTCCGCTCCGCCTGGCGACGGCTAGCCCTGGTTCTGGCGACAGCATTCGTCGCGGTCCTCAAGAACGCGATCCGAATCGTCTTCCTCTCCGCCATGTCCGTCTACGTCGACGAAAGCTTTCTGACGGGCTTTCTGCATCACCACTACGGCGGCACGGTCTTCTCGCTCCTCGGACTCGCGCTGCTGGCTCCCATATTTCTCGTCCTCCGCAAGAATGACAAGTTAGTAGGTTCCTGACATGACGCACCCGCGTACGCTGATCGCCCTCGCCGCCCTCGCCGCCCTCGCCACCTTCGCCGCCTGCACCCGCGACCCGCAGCAGGCCAAGAAGAAGTTCCTGGAGAGCGGCCAGACCTACGCCAAGAAGGCAGACTACAAATCCGCCATCGTCGAATACCAAAACGCCCTCCAGTACGACCGTAAGAACGTCGACGTCCTCCACAACCTCGCCGAAGCCTACCTCGCCAACCGCCAACCCCGCGAAGCCTACGCCGCCCTCATGCAGGCCGTCGCCGCCGACCCCAATCGCCTCGACGTCCGCCTCAACCTCGGCCGCCTCTACCTCGCCGCCGCCGACTTTACGAAAGCCGAAGAGCAGGCCTCTCTCATCGTCCAAAGTCAGCCAGAGAACATAGGCGCCCAGGAGGTGCTCGGCGCGTCGCTCGCGGGCCAGAACCAGAACGAAAAGGCGCTCGAAGTCTTCGCGAAGGTGGCTGAACTGGCGCCCAACCAAGCTTCATCCTTCGTGAACCTCGGAGTCGCCCAGAGCGCCTCAGGCAATCGTGCTGAGGCCGAGACGACTTTCGACAAAGCGCTCAAGCTAGACCCACGCAACGTCCCCACCTACCTCGCCCTCGCCGGTCATCATCGCCGCGCGGGAGGACTCGCCAACGCCGAGCAGGTCCTTCAGCAGGGGCTCGATGCCAATCCCGACGCCGTCAACCTCTACCTTGCCCAGGCCGATGTGCTCGCCACCCAATCCAAGCCCCAGGCTGTCGACGCGCTCCTCGAGAAACTACGTGCACGCAGCCGCAAGGCCGATACGGCTCTCGCCATCGGCGACTTCTTCGCTGCCCGCAACCAGCGCGACCGCGCGATCGCCGAGTACCGTCGAGGAATCGATATCGCGCCCGAGCTCCAACTCAAGGCACGCCTCGTGGAGCAGTATCTCGCCACGGGTCAATTTCAGGAAGCCGACAAGTGGAACAACGAGATCCGCCGTGAACGCCCGAAGGATGTGCAGGCCGGTATCGCCCGCGGCCGCATTCTACTCGCTCAGGGCAAGCGTGACGAAGCCACAACCGAACTGCGTCAGCAGGTCAGCCAGGCGCGGGACTCCGCACAGGCTCACCACTACCTCGCACTCGCCTACGTTCGAAACCTCCAGAGTTCGCAGGCGAAGACCGAGTTCCAGGAAGCCATACGGCTGGACCCGCGCTATCTGCCTACGCGCTTGGCGTTGGCTGAGCTCCATCTGAATTTGGGCGAGTTCGCCCCGGCGAGCGAGATAGCCAACGGCACCGTTGAGATGGCGCCGAACAACCCGGCGGCGCGATCCCTCTTGGCATCGGTGCTGCTCCGCCAACGCAATTTCCAGGGTGCGCGCGAACAGCTTCTCCAGGCACGGAGCTTGGCGCCGCAGGACCCAGCGATCCTGGTGATGCTCGGCGTCAGCCACGCTGGTGAGCGAAACTACGCCGAGGCGGAGCGGGAACTCGAAGCCGCACTGAAAGTGAATCCGCGCTATGCGCCCGCGCTCGCGGAACTGGCCGCTCTCTGGACGGCGACCGGCCAGGCGGCGAAGGCCATCGCCCGGCTGCAGCAGCACACGGCGGCGAATGCCGACGACGCCGATGCCTTCCTGATGCTCGGGACGCTCAGCCGCCAAGCCAAGGACTACCCGGGCGCCGAAACGGCGCTCACCCGCGCCGCCGAACTCGCTCCGAAGAACGTTCAGATCCGCCTTCAACTTGGCGGTCTCTACCAGGACCAAGGTCGTGCGGACGCTGCCCTGGAGCAATATGAGCGAGCCCTCGAGATCGAGCCCCGATCTTCGGGTCTTCACGCCCTGATTGGAACCGCCCGGCTCCGCAAGGGTGACGTCGACATCGCCCGGAAGCATTTCGAACAGGGCTTAGCCATCGACCCCAACTCGGCTGTCATCGCCAACAATCTGGCCGTGGCGAACGCGCTCGACCGTGGGAACCTGGATGCCGCAATGGCGCTCGCCCAGAAGGCGCGCGAGATCTCCCCGGACCTCGTCAACGCCGCCGACACGCTTGGCTGGATCCAGTACAAGAAGGGGCTCTATGCCAGCGCCGTCCGGCTCCTGGAGGAAGCCGTCAGCAAGGCCCCGGAGTCCGGAACCTACAAGTACCATCTGGGAATGGCGCTCATCGCCGCGGGGCAAAGGGAGAAGGCGCGGCCCCATCTCGAAGCAGCAGTCCGTCTCAAGCTCGACCCAGACGACGCTAACCAAGCCCGTGATGCCCTCGCCAAACTCCGATGAATACAAACGACCTCCGCTTATATGCAAGGCTTTGCACATAAACAAGCCGACATGCGAAGAGCGATGCCAGTAAATCTCTCTTTTTCCATCGATTAGTGAATCTAGAAGATCAAGGAGTTTTGGCAATTCGATTGCCCATTGATAGGAGGACGCAGTGAAGCGAACAAGTGATTGCCCAAGGAGAGAAAGCACCAAATGAACAAGTTCATGTTGCAAGCCGTCGTAGCCATCGCGCTTGTCGGAGCGCTACCCGCACGCGCAGATCTGGCGGCCGTCGGCGACCCAATCCCTTCGAATAGTTGGCTCCAACAATGGAGTCTTTTCACGGGTCTACTGTCTGGCGGAGGGTCGTTCAACACGATTGTTGCGACCATGGTCAGTCCAGATGTTGACCTGATTCTATCGGGACTGGCACCCGTCGGTTGGACGGAAAGTGTCAATGGGACCGGAACGGTCTACACCCTCACCAAGAAC
This DNA window, taken from Bryobacteraceae bacterium, encodes the following:
- a CDS encoding tetratricopeptide repeat protein, with the protein product MTHPRTLIALAALAALATFAACTRDPQQAKKKFLESGQTYAKKADYKSAIVEYQNALQYDRKNVDVLHNLAEAYLANRQPREAYAALMQAVAADPNRLDVRLNLGRLYLAAADFTKAEEQASLIVQSQPENIGAQEVLGASLAGQNQNEKALEVFAKVAELAPNQASSFVNLGVAQSASGNRAEAETTFDKALKLDPRNVPTYLALAGHHRRAGGLANAEQVLQQGLDANPDAVNLYLAQADVLATQSKPQAVDALLEKLRARSRKADTALAIGDFFAARNQRDRAIAEYRRGIDIAPELQLKARLVEQYLATGQFQEADKWNNEIRRERPKDVQAGIARGRILLAQGKRDEATTELRQQVSQARDSAQAHHYLALAYVRNLQSSQAKTEFQEAIRLDPRYLPTRLALAELHLNLGEFAPASEIANGTVEMAPNNPAARSLLASVLLRQRNFQGAREQLLQARSLAPQDPAILVMLGVSHAGERNYAEAERELEAALKVNPRYAPALAELAALWTATGQAAKAIARLQQHTAANADDADAFLMLGTLSRQAKDYPGAETALTRAAELAPKNVQIRLQLGGLYQDQGRADAALEQYERALEIEPRSSGLHALIGTARLRKGDVDIARKHFEQGLAIDPNSAVIANNLAVANALDRGNLDAAMALAQKAREISPDLVNAADTLGWIQYKKGLYASAVRLLEEAVSKAPESGTYKYHLGMALIAAGQREKARPHLEAAVRLKLDPDDANQARDALAKLR
- a CDS encoding glycosyltransferase — translated: MITNSYYSVRPFLPRWLQIKGRRFRVARTPSTDAWPVWENCGARPVLFQGWPEHKRFAVVLTHDVESSFGVSRCERLAEMEEHRGLRSCFGFVPRRYDTPEGLRRRLASSGFEITVHGLYHDGKEFRSRRHFEERRPQIISFLSRWESRGFASPSSLHNLAWISELDIDYDISTFDVDPFEPQSCQLGRIFPFWVQRRDGREGFVELPYTLPQDFTLFVLLQEKTDALWRTKLDWIAEKGGMALIKTHPDYMAFDPSEKRIDTYPVELYTDFLDYLQERYRDQFWLAQPSEVARFWRSLPPVDPVDNILPYRDTFCKLCKQAHKDGYLTNYRPADGEAVRRAASRPRKRACMVAYTFYEADNRVRRYAEALVKRGEHVDAIALRREGEPAYDVIRGVHVHRIQERRIDETGPLSYLRKLVAFLFRSAWFLTRRHMRDAYDLIHVHSVPDFEVFAALIPRVMGARVILDIHDIVPEFYASKFNVGEHSLFFRLLVLVENLSAAFADHVIIANHLWYRKLTHRSVPPEKCTPLTNYPDTSIFHPKPSSGEPKHEFVMSYPGTLMRHQGVDLAVLALAKLRDAAPNLRFLIVGDGAGRESIRALIREQHLEDRVTLKGLVPTEKVAEILADVDLGVVPKRKDSFGNEAFSTKIPEFMAMGIPVVASRTRIDEYYFNEDIIQFFESGNVDDLAAKILDLMTNSDRRASQVSRAKEFVGQNNWDARKQEYLDLVDRLVNPVVSSETETVFNRTGTR
- a CDS encoding exosortase/archaeosortase family protein, with product MPSESKTSQLTELVALSPAHGTASKATPHHHIYFAALVVASLVAAWPAIARLVNLALADDRYSHTALIPLMAAALAYLDKPNWLPHARLAPAYGLGLVLPGLVLHFTAPTWTIPTTTLSAQVTGIVLTWLGAFLLCYGPAALKAAAFPAGFLFLTIPLPEPVVDQISYALQAASAEISHLLFQILGVPVFRQGHVFTLPGLVIEVAEQCSGIRSTTALIISSMLVGYVFLRSAWRRLALVLATAFVAVLKNAIRIVFLSAMSVYVDESFLTGFLHHHYGGTVFSLLGLALLAPIFLVLRKNDKLVGS